One window from the genome of Drosophila albomicans strain 15112-1751.03 chromosome 2L, ASM965048v2, whole genome shotgun sequence encodes:
- the LOC117564696 gene encoding electron transfer flavoprotein regulatory factor 1, with protein MSELRSKVITLYKHLQYLGRDYPGLNGPQKFRKQIHDAFINNKDERDPKKIVALLAQGRYLAKEVEALYSLKKYRTVKQRYSYND; from the exons ATGTCAGAGCTGCGCTCCAAAGTTATTACTCTTTACAAGCAC TTACAGTACCTGGGCCGTGATTACCCCGGCCTGAATGGGCCGCAAAAGTTTCGCAAACAAATCCATGATGCGTTCATAAACAACAAGGATGAGCGCGATCCTAAAAAGATCGTGGCTCTCCTGGCCCAAGGACGTTACCTCGCCAAGGAGGTGGAAGCGTTGTATTCgctgaaaaaataccgcaccGTAAAGCAGCGTTACAGCTACAATGACTAG
- the LOC117564860 gene encoding synaptotagmin 1 isoform X1 codes for MPPNAKTDGEQPAAEPAPVAPGAETAPAELETISQKLEETTHHSNFREQAAVQAAEHQKAENQRIAQVETTIAPKTTAEPEETTTSMPVIKKIENVGEKIAVKLADTTGLPTWGVVAIIILVFLVVFGIIFFCVRRFLKKRRTKDGKGKKGVDMKSVQLLGSAYKEKVQPDMEELTENAEEGDEEDKQSEQKLGRLNFKLEYDFNSNSLAVTVIQAEELPALDMGGTSDPYVKVYLLPDKKKKFETKVHRKTLSPVFNETFTFKSLPYADAMNKTLVFAIFDFDRFSKHDQIGEVKVPLCTIDLAQTIEEWRDLVSVEGEGGQEKLGDICFSLRYVPTAGKLTVVILEAKNLKKMDVGGLSDPYVKIAIMQNGKRLKKKKTSIKKCTLNPYYNESFSFEVPFEQIQKICLVVTVVDYDRIGTSEPIGRCILGCMGTGTELRHWSDMLASPRRPIAQWHTLKDPEETDEILKNMK; via the exons ATGCCGCCAAATGCAAAAACGGACGGCGAGCAGCCAGCAGCGGAGCCAGCGCCTGTGGCCCCAGGTGCTGAGACAGCTCCAGCCGAATTGGAGACGATCAGCCAGAAGCTGGAGGAAACGACACATCACTCCAATTTTCGGGAACAGGCGGCGGTACAGGCTGCCGAACATCAGAAGGCAGAGAATCAAAGAATCGCACAAGTGGAGACTACAATAGCGCCAAAAACGACAGCGGAACCAGAGG AAACTACCACCTCGATGCCGGTGATTAAAAAGATTGAGAATGTCGGTGAAAAGATCGCTGTGAAACTGGCCGATACAACGGGCTTGCCCACATGGGGCGTGGTCGCGATTATAATACTCGTATTCCTGGTCGTCTTTGGTATAATATTCTTTTGTGTGCGGCGATTCCTTAAGAAGCGAAGAACCAAAGATGGTAAGGGTAAGAAAGGTGTCGATATGAAATCGGTTCAGTTATTGGGATCGGCATACAAAGAGAAA GTTCAGCCTGATATGGAGGAACTCACCGAAAATGCCGAAGAAGGCGACGAAGAGGACAAACAGAGCGAACAAAAGCTGGGGCGTCTCAACTTCAAG CTTGAATACGACTTCAACTCAAACAGCTTGGCCGTAACCGTTATACAGGCCGAGGAGCTGCCAGCTCTGGACATGGGCGGTACTTCGGATCCCTATGTGAAGGTCTATCTGTTGCCCGACAAGAAAAAGAAGTTCGAGACAAAGGTGCACCGCAAGACCCTCAGTCCTGTCTTTAATGAAACGTTCACATTCAAG AGTTTACCGTATGCCGATGCCATGAACAAGACGCTCGTATTTGCCATCTTTGACTTTGATCGATTCTCAAAACACGACCAAATTGGTGAGGTGAAGGTGCCGCTGTGCACCATCGATTTGGCGCAAACCATTGAGGAATGGCGTGATCTGGTCAGCGTTGAGGGTGAAGGTGGACAG GAAAAGCTTGGTGACATTTGCTTCTCGCTGCGTTATGTGCCGACCGCCGGAAAACTAACAGTTGTCATACTCGAGGCCAAGAACTTGAAGAAAATGGATGTCGGTGGATTGTCTG aTCCATATGTGAAAATTGCAATCATGCAAAATGGCAAACGtttgaaaaagaagaagacaaGTATCAAAAAATGCACCCTCAACCCTTACTATAATGAGTCGTTCTCATTTGAAGTACCATTTGAACAAATACAA AAAATCTGTCTTGTTGTTACCGTTGTGGATTACGATCGTATTGGCACCTCTGAGCCCATCGGACGCTGTATACTTGGCTGCATGGGCACTGGAACTGAGTTGCGCCATTGGTCCGACATGTTGGCATCGCCTCGTCGACCCATTGCTCAATGGCATACCCTCAAGGATCCCGAGGAAACTGACGAAATACTTAAGAACATGAAGTAA
- the LOC117564693 gene encoding rab-like protein 3: protein MEQQTIKHVLTARILVLGDAGVGKSRLTDLLAKSEDTPTPATRRVGDCWWNVQVRLHEHPRYVWLPPTPEWTSSSSTSSPTGIEQFPRRGGVDLVPHFVEFYDLKSTLRMPREHRNRLYRHIDGIILVYDLLRMSTHDNLHDWLYQPLRQICRHRHNRMRPILKRRHVPILVVGTKLDLLTTRCLRGSGKIASQLGADEILVNCLDSKSFEHKSRNAGKLRKFLSNAIEFKLNFPTTGKRC from the exons atggAGCAGCAAACAATTAAACACGTACTCACTGCTCGAATTTTAGTGCTCGGCGATGCAG GTGTTGGAAAGTCGCGACTAACAGATTTGCTGGCCAAAAGCGAAGATACACCGACACCAGCGACCCGACGCGTTGGCGATTGTTGGTGGAATGTTCAAGTGCGTCTTCACGAGCATCCACGCTATGTGTGGCTGCCCCCAACGCCCGAGTGGACATCCTCCTCCTCAACGTCGAGCCCAACAGGAATCGAACAATTTCCACGACGTGGCGGCGTCGATTTAGTGccacattttgttgaattCTATGATTTAAAGAGCACGCTGCGCATGCCTCGGGAGCATCGCAATCGTCTCTATCGCCACATTGATGGCATAATCCTTGTATACGATCTATTGCGCATGAGCACCCATGACAACCTGCACGATTGGCTGTATCAGCCGTTGCGTCAGATTTGCAGGCATCGCCACAATCGAATGCGTCCCATCCTCAAGCGGCGACACGTGCCCATCCTCGTGGTGGGCACCAAACTGGATTTGTTGACCACCCGCTGCTTGCGAGGATCTGGCAAAATAGCCAGTCAGCTGGGCGCGGATGAGATCCTTGTCAATTGCCTGGACTCGAAGAGTTTTGAGCACAAATCTCGCAATGCGGGCAAACTGCGAAAGTTTCTCAGCAATGCCATCGAATTTAAGCTCAATTTTCCAACAACGGGAAAACGATGCTGA
- the LOC117564695 gene encoding adenosine 5'-monophosphoramidase HINT1 yields MFVTAGRNLSSFLVRNRGIATNCVRMASEVEKAQSAAASEDTIFGKILRKEIPCKFIYEDEKCVAFNDVAPQAPTHFLVIPRKPIAQLSLAEDGDAELLGHLMLVGRKVAKDLGLEKGYRVVINNGQHGAQSVYHLHLHFLGGRQMQWPPG; encoded by the exons ATGTTCGTGACAGCCGGCCGCAATTTATCCAGTTTTCTAGTGCG AAATCGCGGTATTGCAACAAACTGCGTAAGAATGGCAAGCGAGGTGGAGAAGGCGCAAAGCGCCGCAGCCTCTGAAGACACTATTTTTGGCAAGATTCTACGCAAGGAAATTCCATGCAAATTTATCTACGAAGACGAGAAG TGTGTGGCATTCAATGATGTAGCGCCTCAGGCTCCCACACATTTTCTGGTCATACCACGCAAGCCAATTGCACAGCTTTCACTAGCCGAAGACGGCGATGCCGAGTTGCTGGGACATTTGATGCTCGTGGGACGCAAGGTGGCCAAGGATCTGGGACTCGAGAAAGGCTATCGTGTGGTCATTAACAATGGACAACATGGAGCACAGTCCGTCtaccatttgcatttgcacttTTTGGGTGGTCGCCAAATGCAATGGCCACCTGGCTAA
- the LOC117564860 gene encoding synaptotagmin 1 isoform X3 produces MPPNAKTDGEQPAAEPAPVAPGAETAPAELETISQKLEETTHHSNFREQAAVQAAEHQKAENQRIAQVETTIAPKTTAEPEETTTSMPVIKKIENVGEKIAVKLADTTGLPTWGVVAIIILVFLVVFGIIFFCVRRFLKKRRTKDGKGKKGVDMKSVQLLGSAYKEKVQPDMEELTENAEEGDEEDKQSEQKLGRLNFKLEYDFNSNSLAVTVIQAEELPALDMGGTSDPYVKVYLLPDKKKKFETKVHRKTLSPVFNETFTFKSLPYADAMNKTLVFAIFDFDRFSKHDQIGEVKVPLCTIDLAQTIEEWRDLVSVEGEGGQLGDICFSLRYVPTAGKLTVVILEAKNLKKMDVGGLSDPYVKIAIMQNGKRLKKKKTSIKKCTLNPYYNESFSFEVPFEQIQKICLVVTVVDYDRIGTSEPIGRCILGCMGTGTELRHWSDMLASPRRPIAQWHTLKDPEETDEILKNMK; encoded by the exons ATGCCGCCAAATGCAAAAACGGACGGCGAGCAGCCAGCAGCGGAGCCAGCGCCTGTGGCCCCAGGTGCTGAGACAGCTCCAGCCGAATTGGAGACGATCAGCCAGAAGCTGGAGGAAACGACACATCACTCCAATTTTCGGGAACAGGCGGCGGTACAGGCTGCCGAACATCAGAAGGCAGAGAATCAAAGAATCGCACAAGTGGAGACTACAATAGCGCCAAAAACGACAGCGGAACCAGAGG AAACTACCACCTCGATGCCGGTGATTAAAAAGATTGAGAATGTCGGTGAAAAGATCGCTGTGAAACTGGCCGATACAACGGGCTTGCCCACATGGGGCGTGGTCGCGATTATAATACTCGTATTCCTGGTCGTCTTTGGTATAATATTCTTTTGTGTGCGGCGATTCCTTAAGAAGCGAAGAACCAAAGATGGTAAGGGTAAGAAAGGTGTCGATATGAAATCGGTTCAGTTATTGGGATCGGCATACAAAGAGAAA GTTCAGCCTGATATGGAGGAACTCACCGAAAATGCCGAAGAAGGCGACGAAGAGGACAAACAGAGCGAACAAAAGCTGGGGCGTCTCAACTTCAAG CTTGAATACGACTTCAACTCAAACAGCTTGGCCGTAACCGTTATACAGGCCGAGGAGCTGCCAGCTCTGGACATGGGCGGTACTTCGGATCCCTATGTGAAGGTCTATCTGTTGCCCGACAAGAAAAAGAAGTTCGAGACAAAGGTGCACCGCAAGACCCTCAGTCCTGTCTTTAATGAAACGTTCACATTCAAG AGTTTACCGTATGCCGATGCCATGAACAAGACGCTCGTATTTGCCATCTTTGACTTTGATCGATTCTCAAAACACGACCAAATTGGTGAGGTGAAGGTGCCGCTGTGCACCATCGATTTGGCGCAAACCATTGAGGAATGGCGTGATCTGGTCAGCGTTGAGGGTGAAGGTGGACAG CTTGGTGACATTTGCTTCTCGCTGCGTTATGTGCCGACCGCCGGAAAACTAACAGTTGTCATACTCGAGGCCAAGAACTTGAAGAAAATGGATGTCGGTGGATTGTCTG aTCCATATGTGAAAATTGCAATCATGCAAAATGGCAAACGtttgaaaaagaagaagacaaGTATCAAAAAATGCACCCTCAACCCTTACTATAATGAGTCGTTCTCATTTGAAGTACCATTTGAACAAATACAA AAAATCTGTCTTGTTGTTACCGTTGTGGATTACGATCGTATTGGCACCTCTGAGCCCATCGGACGCTGTATACTTGGCTGCATGGGCACTGGAACTGAGTTGCGCCATTGGTCCGACATGTTGGCATCGCCTCGTCGACCCATTGCTCAATGGCATACCCTCAAGGATCCCGAGGAAACTGACGAAATACTTAAGAACATGAAGTAA
- the LOC117564860 gene encoding synaptotagmin 1 isoform X2: protein MPPNAKTDGEQPAAEPAPVAPGAETAPAELETISQKLEETTHHSNFREQAAVQAAEHQKAENQRIAQVETTIAPKTTAEPEETTTSMPVIKKIENVGEKIAVKLADTTGLPTWGVVAIIILVFLVVFGIIFFCVRRFLKKRRTKDGKGKKGVDMKSVQLLGSAYKEKPDMEELTENAEEGDEEDKQSEQKLGRLNFKLEYDFNSNSLAVTVIQAEELPALDMGGTSDPYVKVYLLPDKKKKFETKVHRKTLSPVFNETFTFKSLPYADAMNKTLVFAIFDFDRFSKHDQIGEVKVPLCTIDLAQTIEEWRDLVSVEGEGGQEKLGDICFSLRYVPTAGKLTVVILEAKNLKKMDVGGLSDPYVKIAIMQNGKRLKKKKTSIKKCTLNPYYNESFSFEVPFEQIQKICLVVTVVDYDRIGTSEPIGRCILGCMGTGTELRHWSDMLASPRRPIAQWHTLKDPEETDEILKNMK from the exons ATGCCGCCAAATGCAAAAACGGACGGCGAGCAGCCAGCAGCGGAGCCAGCGCCTGTGGCCCCAGGTGCTGAGACAGCTCCAGCCGAATTGGAGACGATCAGCCAGAAGCTGGAGGAAACGACACATCACTCCAATTTTCGGGAACAGGCGGCGGTACAGGCTGCCGAACATCAGAAGGCAGAGAATCAAAGAATCGCACAAGTGGAGACTACAATAGCGCCAAAAACGACAGCGGAACCAGAGG AAACTACCACCTCGATGCCGGTGATTAAAAAGATTGAGAATGTCGGTGAAAAGATCGCTGTGAAACTGGCCGATACAACGGGCTTGCCCACATGGGGCGTGGTCGCGATTATAATACTCGTATTCCTGGTCGTCTTTGGTATAATATTCTTTTGTGTGCGGCGATTCCTTAAGAAGCGAAGAACCAAAGATGGTAAGGGTAAGAAAGGTGTCGATATGAAATCGGTTCAGTTATTGGGATCGGCATACAAAGAGAAA CCTGATATGGAGGAACTCACCGAAAATGCCGAAGAAGGCGACGAAGAGGACAAACAGAGCGAACAAAAGCTGGGGCGTCTCAACTTCAAG CTTGAATACGACTTCAACTCAAACAGCTTGGCCGTAACCGTTATACAGGCCGAGGAGCTGCCAGCTCTGGACATGGGCGGTACTTCGGATCCCTATGTGAAGGTCTATCTGTTGCCCGACAAGAAAAAGAAGTTCGAGACAAAGGTGCACCGCAAGACCCTCAGTCCTGTCTTTAATGAAACGTTCACATTCAAG AGTTTACCGTATGCCGATGCCATGAACAAGACGCTCGTATTTGCCATCTTTGACTTTGATCGATTCTCAAAACACGACCAAATTGGTGAGGTGAAGGTGCCGCTGTGCACCATCGATTTGGCGCAAACCATTGAGGAATGGCGTGATCTGGTCAGCGTTGAGGGTGAAGGTGGACAG GAAAAGCTTGGTGACATTTGCTTCTCGCTGCGTTATGTGCCGACCGCCGGAAAACTAACAGTTGTCATACTCGAGGCCAAGAACTTGAAGAAAATGGATGTCGGTGGATTGTCTG aTCCATATGTGAAAATTGCAATCATGCAAAATGGCAAACGtttgaaaaagaagaagacaaGTATCAAAAAATGCACCCTCAACCCTTACTATAATGAGTCGTTCTCATTTGAAGTACCATTTGAACAAATACAA AAAATCTGTCTTGTTGTTACCGTTGTGGATTACGATCGTATTGGCACCTCTGAGCCCATCGGACGCTGTATACTTGGCTGCATGGGCACTGGAACTGAGTTGCGCCATTGGTCCGACATGTTGGCATCGCCTCGTCGACCCATTGCTCAATGGCATACCCTCAAGGATCCCGAGGAAACTGACGAAATACTTAAGAACATGAAGTAA
- the LOC117564860 gene encoding synaptotagmin 1 isoform X4 encodes MPPNAKTDGEQPAAEPAPVAPGAETAPAELETISQKLEETTHHSNFREQAAVQAAEHQKAENQRIAQVETTIAPKTTAEPEETTTSMPVIKKIENVGEKIAVKLADTTGLPTWGVVAIIILVFLVVFGIIFFCVRRFLKKRRTKDGKGKKGVDMKSVQLLGSAYKEKPDMEELTENAEEGDEEDKQSEQKLGRLNFKLEYDFNSNSLAVTVIQAEELPALDMGGTSDPYVKVYLLPDKKKKFETKVHRKTLSPVFNETFTFKSLPYADAMNKTLVFAIFDFDRFSKHDQIGEVKVPLCTIDLAQTIEEWRDLVSVEGEGGQLGDICFSLRYVPTAGKLTVVILEAKNLKKMDVGGLSDPYVKIAIMQNGKRLKKKKTSIKKCTLNPYYNESFSFEVPFEQIQKICLVVTVVDYDRIGTSEPIGRCILGCMGTGTELRHWSDMLASPRRPIAQWHTLKDPEETDEILKNMK; translated from the exons ATGCCGCCAAATGCAAAAACGGACGGCGAGCAGCCAGCAGCGGAGCCAGCGCCTGTGGCCCCAGGTGCTGAGACAGCTCCAGCCGAATTGGAGACGATCAGCCAGAAGCTGGAGGAAACGACACATCACTCCAATTTTCGGGAACAGGCGGCGGTACAGGCTGCCGAACATCAGAAGGCAGAGAATCAAAGAATCGCACAAGTGGAGACTACAATAGCGCCAAAAACGACAGCGGAACCAGAGG AAACTACCACCTCGATGCCGGTGATTAAAAAGATTGAGAATGTCGGTGAAAAGATCGCTGTGAAACTGGCCGATACAACGGGCTTGCCCACATGGGGCGTGGTCGCGATTATAATACTCGTATTCCTGGTCGTCTTTGGTATAATATTCTTTTGTGTGCGGCGATTCCTTAAGAAGCGAAGAACCAAAGATGGTAAGGGTAAGAAAGGTGTCGATATGAAATCGGTTCAGTTATTGGGATCGGCATACAAAGAGAAA CCTGATATGGAGGAACTCACCGAAAATGCCGAAGAAGGCGACGAAGAGGACAAACAGAGCGAACAAAAGCTGGGGCGTCTCAACTTCAAG CTTGAATACGACTTCAACTCAAACAGCTTGGCCGTAACCGTTATACAGGCCGAGGAGCTGCCAGCTCTGGACATGGGCGGTACTTCGGATCCCTATGTGAAGGTCTATCTGTTGCCCGACAAGAAAAAGAAGTTCGAGACAAAGGTGCACCGCAAGACCCTCAGTCCTGTCTTTAATGAAACGTTCACATTCAAG AGTTTACCGTATGCCGATGCCATGAACAAGACGCTCGTATTTGCCATCTTTGACTTTGATCGATTCTCAAAACACGACCAAATTGGTGAGGTGAAGGTGCCGCTGTGCACCATCGATTTGGCGCAAACCATTGAGGAATGGCGTGATCTGGTCAGCGTTGAGGGTGAAGGTGGACAG CTTGGTGACATTTGCTTCTCGCTGCGTTATGTGCCGACCGCCGGAAAACTAACAGTTGTCATACTCGAGGCCAAGAACTTGAAGAAAATGGATGTCGGTGGATTGTCTG aTCCATATGTGAAAATTGCAATCATGCAAAATGGCAAACGtttgaaaaagaagaagacaaGTATCAAAAAATGCACCCTCAACCCTTACTATAATGAGTCGTTCTCATTTGAAGTACCATTTGAACAAATACAA AAAATCTGTCTTGTTGTTACCGTTGTGGATTACGATCGTATTGGCACCTCTGAGCCCATCGGACGCTGTATACTTGGCTGCATGGGCACTGGAACTGAGTTGCGCCATTGGTCCGACATGTTGGCATCGCCTCGTCGACCCATTGCTCAATGGCATACCCTCAAGGATCCCGAGGAAACTGACGAAATACTTAAGAACATGAAGTAA